The window aaacttcacttaatatttacatttgtaagatatttaaattaatttattttaattattttatattattatatattaaatatatatataacaacatgttaaaaaaattttgtaatatatttaaataaatttgtaaaacaaaatatttttaaatttatttataagatattttaaaaaaattatttaaattattttatattttctataattatatattaaatatatataaatgttcatgtaaaatcattaacacatttatgtaaaaatatttatatgttaatgtaagagcatttataccttcatgtacCTGAGGATTTACAgcactcaaatgagtgaaacaagcactaccaggtgaagattgcttcgctcaatatttacagcgctgatagaagtgaagcaaacttcacttaatatttacatttgtaagatatttaaattaatttattttaattattttatattattatcttgTCTTCATCCTCCAGCTTCAGCCATTgtttcaaatcatcaaacagTTCACTATCATAATCTAAAAGAGGATTTACAGTTACTGGATCAATGAGTTTAAAGGATTTTCCATTAGGATCTGTATAGTTCCCCAATTGTGTGGACCTCTTCTTTCTCCGAAAACTCTGTCCCTGAAATCTTGTTGGAGTCAATACCTATACATCATCATTCATCTTTCCCAACTCAGcctcttcatcattcttctttccAAAGTCAGtctcttcatcattcttctttccCATGTCAGCCTCTTCATCATTCATCTTTCCCATGTCAGCCTCTTCAttcatcttccttttcttgCCCAACTGCTGCAACCTATTTTTGGCCAAAACcaccttcctcttcttcttcgtggCCAATTCTTTCTTTCCCAACTCAGCATTCTTATCAACAACTGCTGCAGCCTcttcatctttgttttcattctgctcggcttctttgttgatctccaaaccatcaacagccTCTTCATCAACAATAAACCCAAAACCCTACAACAGATATTCTGCAATAGTATATTctgcctgcgacagatgcatcgtcgtctgcgacagatgcaccgtcgtctgcgacagatgcaccgtcgtctgcgacagatgctccgtcgtctgcgacagatgcaccgtcgtctgcgacagatgcaccgtcgtctgcgacagatgcactgtcacctgcgaaaatgcatcgtcgccatcgacaataaacccaaaaccctgcaacagccttcgacagaagcattttaaacccaaaaataaacctaaacaataaacctaaacaataaacactacctaaacctaaacacatacctaaacctaaacaatacccTAAACCATTCCTCCATTATAGCATGCATGGATATAAAACGGAGAACTAGGATAGAAACAGATAGAAACGGATAGAAACGGGGAAGATAAACTCACCTTCGACGTTCTGGAGTTGAGATTCTCGTCGGGGGCTCTTGTTTGTCGTCGGAGCTCGTCGGGGTTCGAGGGAGAGGACGTCGTCGATGTTTCGGGGGAttttcgtcgtcgtcgtcgtcttcgGGGTTGATCAGTCGTCTTCGGGAAGTTGGAAATGAGAGAGAGGGAGTGAAAGGAGAACTGGGGAAAGGGAAACGACGGGggagaatgaaaatcaaattttttttttttttaataaagggtaaaactgaccttttgccttggcaaaaggtcaaaaatgataaaattataaatgacatGTTAAAAGTGGtaataaccctcttatgagggttattccatcaaatttcccctcgGGATGATAACTTTTATTAGAGttggattatttaattaattcaaatatatattatcgcAAAAtggtaatatataaaataataataataaaaaaaaaaaaaaaaagtagtgtATGGTACCTATACCTAAGTTAGGCAAAAAgctatttgagatttttaaaatttgaatatatatttatatatatataatatttacaagaaaataaataatgaaattaaataaagtagTTTAAAGATAGGGAATAATTTATAAAGACCAAATATTACAAGTTATTCACacttaaaataagttaaaatcatttcaaGTTAAAGTCACGTTcttgttatattaaattaaataaaataaataatgactaatgaaatatctaaaattttcaataagatcaaatttaaaataataaagatttaaataatatataaaaatatttatttaatttaaataattattaaaattatatattaataaaaacttataaaaagtagcatatttatataattgattttaaaataaaaactattttttaatttaaataattgattgatatttaaaatgaaataaataaatatatatataatattcattattaaatattattaataatataaaaatatataataaataaactaaatcctattaaataagaataaattgtAAGTAAAAAGTTAtacagataaaaatattatttataactaaaaaatatttaatcacatttatataagaatgaataaaagattaattaaaaatttaaaagttgaATAAAACAGAATCATCggtatatataattgaataaaattccTGTATTACCGCAAATTCTGTTTTGTCTGATTGGTTGTGAGATCTCTCTTTCTTACCTTTTTACCTTGCTCTGAAATTCCTTTGATGATGATTGAACTTGAAGCGTTTGACCACCGGCGATTATTAATTACAATCttccggcggcggcggcggcatgCATAGATGATAGATGGCGTATAATAAGGTAGACCACCACGAATACGATTACCTGTTCAAGATCGTGGTGATTGGAGATTCCGGCGTCGGAAAATCAAATATACTTTCCAGATTCACTCGAAATGAATTCTTCTTGGAATCTAAATCCACAATCGGCGTTGAATTCGCGACGAGAACTCTAGAGGTTGAAGGAAAGACAGTAAAGGCCCAAATATGGGACACGGCCGGTCAAGAAAGGTACAGGGCAATCACGAGTGCATATTATAGAGGTGCGGTTGGGGCGTTGTTGGTGTACGACATAACGAAGAGACAAACGTTCGAGAATGTTGAGAGATGGTTGAGGGAGTTAAGGGATCATTCGGATTCCAACATTGTGATAATGATGGTCGGAAACAAAGCAGATTTAAATCATCTTAGGTCAGTTTCAGATCAAGAAGGACAGTCGTTGGCCGAGAAACAAGAGTTGTCGTTTATGGAGACATCGGCTTTGGAAGGTATTAATGTCGACAAGGCATTTCAGACAATCATGCTTCATATTTATCAGATTATAACCAAAAAAGCATTGGCTGCTCAGGAAGCAATTCATGGTCTTCCTGGTCAAGGTACTTCCATTAATGTTGGTGATTATTCTACTACCAATGTAAAGAAGACAACTTGTTGTTCCAACTGATCCAATCCAACAACACAATCTCTATAAAACatgtatatagatatattttgtttttttattgatctAGATGGTTTTTTaggataattttaaattaattaatcaaataaaattaatccatgttaaaaaattattgatatatgtCTCAATTATTGTAAgcaattgattattttttaagtgtggattgaaaactattttttaattttcatttcacTCACATTGTACCCTATCAAtcattatttatacaaatttttcataggaataattaattaaagtaatgatagaaataaaatatatgcatACTTAGTTACAGTAACGATATACGTAGAATTATGGTGTAATTTTGGACTCGACACGAAAACACGACTTGAACCAAACACAAAAAAATTAGGTTAgggtcatgtatttttttgttcGGGTTAAAATTAGATCGATTTGTTTAACCCGattaataaaaatgtcaaaattgggTCGACCTAAAATGACCCAAAATAGACTTGATAACTTGTTTACAAGTTTCATTTATTgagttttgtgtttttatttcaTAGTCACTgacttattttcttttgtaaaaataaaattataaatggatTTGTGATTtagcttcattttttttttttgcatttatgtcattttaatttgaaacaaaGAGATACAGATTAATTATATCGGTTTGTGTTCGAGTTAAGTTAGGTAAATTGGGATTGAGTTGGGTTCGAATTGAGTTAGATAAATTGAGATCGGGTTCGGATCAATCACAAATAAACAGATCAACTTCAGGTTAAAAATTTTGACACGAATTACTAAACTGTTAGGtttaggttagatttttttGACACAAATTACTAATATGTTAGGTTTAGGTTAGATATTTTGACACGAATTACTAAACTATTaagtttatgttatatattttgacacaaattaataaacagatagattaaattaatattgttcaaCTCTAACTTGTAAACCCAAATTTGACCTAAATTAACACCCGTGTATatagaaagaaataattttttttattgaacaaatatataaataaaaataattatttgaaaaaaatagttaataaataagtgagacaatgtataaataagaacttaaaaggtttttttaactaaattgcttacaaatataattatgaataacaattaaaaaaacaataaatatattttattttatttatatcttaatatttaaaacaaaacaaaaaatataataataaattaatatttaaccacaatatataaatttattatatcaaaacCTTATATTcaattaatcataaaatattatttacaaaaaaaaaaacataataaatttaattttattatatcaaaattttatatttaaaaagtcaaaatattttttctcggatgttatattaattattaaaattataaataaacataataatgatttgaaataagtaatattaattttaaataaatttaaagtgttttatatttaaatgatttttattattcaattgaACTTATTATAATCTTTTTTCAATTGTCATTTTCCCAAATGattttataagtaaaaaaaaaaagtacttagattcataataataacaataataataatatgattgagcaaaagaaaaaaagattcataataatatataaataaataaagtagattttattttttatataaggaattaaaattaataatatgaaacctaatatatgtttatatatatatatgaggttTGAATAAGCTAAGAGCAGTTTTATAAGGGGATAAGTCAAAACGTTTTTGACGCAGCCCATCTACTTCTCTTTGAATCTCTTTTTCTGAAGAACATACGAGATTCTCCTCCTCTCCAATCGGATCGGATCACATCAGATCAGAGAGAAACAGTAAATCCTCCCGTAGATAGGTAGGGTTTAGGGTTCCACTTCTGCAGGCGCCGGCCATTGCATTTTGCGCAGGCAGTGGACTGATATGGACCTTGCTGTTATTGACAAGATCATCGAGCGCCTTATAGAGGTCCGATCAGCCAAGCCAGGAAAGCTTGTGCAGGTTACGGAATCGGAGATCAAGCAACTTTGCCTTGCTTCCAAAGAAATCTTCACCTCGCAGCCTAATCTCCTTGAGCTTGAAGCACCAATCAAAATATGTGGTATGGAATTAATTAAACCTTCTTCTAACTTTCAAGTCGTTGACTATTTTTTTTGGGCTGATTTTGGATCTTACATGAATTGTTTCATTCAATCATAGCAGCTGAGAATGCGATTACatgaatttgaaattgaattctTGAGAGAACTTTTGATGTAATTGGTTGGGTTAAAAGTTACGTGAAAAAATTAGACGCTTGGATGTTAATTGTAGCTTAAGACATTGTTTAATTGCGGCTTAATCACTCACTCCATCTTATATCTTATAGATAATATCTTATCTCCATGACTTTTTGACACAAATCGCTATAGATACTGTGTTGCACTATAGAGTTTAATCGGTCCAGTTTGTTATGATATAAACTCCCCACTTCCAGAGGGCCTTTGATTGCTGCTAAAATTCTTAGGCTGCTGTATTTTCCCaaccaaacaagccctaaaTCCATCCAGTTTTAAGGCTTTCTTAGTATTTAAAAGGTTGACTTTGCCATTATCCCAATGATTATTTTAGTAAGCAGtagttttttatattcaatGCTCTCAATTTTCTATATAGGTCATAGGGTCATCATTGATTTTTTCACTTAGTTATTGTTTTTGAGAGTTTGATGGAATCACTGttaaaatagtttcattaaCTATAACTATGCTACAGCCTTTTGGCTTGTGTAGTTGGACTTTAAGTTTCCAAATTTCTATTCCAACAGGTTTGCTACTATTATCTGGGTGTTTCTTTGTTTAACTTTTAACAGGATGACCTTTTTTCTAAAGTGAGAATTAGAAATCCACTAGGGTAGCTTAAGTGGAAAGAATCTTGTCTAGAGATCAAAATCTCAGGTTCGATCCCATAAAGAACACCTTAAGTTGAAGCAGGGGCCGTGCTAACTTTCTAAAATTCAGaaactaaaaaaatacttatcTCTTTTAGCTGAATAAAAGAAGTGGGAAAAGAACTCCATAGCAATTTACGATGGATTGAATTCCACCAGTTGTAAAGCTTCTGATGTTATTACATAATGAACAAATTTACTTAACTTATAGCCATGGtttgatattggtttatttgaataaccttgTTTCCAAAGAAAAAGACATTAAGGGGgtataaacatataataataattattttttttgaaaatagattgtattttggttgatgatttgaatggtGTGATTGGTGAGTAAATGGCTGATTGGATAGTAATTCTCAAAtaatccacatcaaacaagggCATAATGTATGTATGATTTCCTGATCTTCTGGATTCACTTGTATGGATTGTTAGGTGACATTCATGGACAGTACAGTGATTTATTGAGGCTGTTTGAGTATGGTGGGTTTCCTCCACAAGCCAATTATCTATTTCTCGGTGACTATGTTGATCGTGGAAAGCAGAGTCTGGAAACTATATGCCTCTTGCTTGCCTTCAAAATCAAATACCCTGAGAACTTTTTCCTCCTTAGGGGCAACCATGAATGTGCTTCTATTAATCGTATCTATGGTTTTTTTGACGAGTGCAAGCGCCGGTTTAATGTGAAGATATGGAAATCCTTTACTGAGTGTTTCAATTATCTTCCTGTGGCTGCTCTTATTGATGACCGGATATTGTGCATGCATGGTGGGCTTTCTCCTGATCTCACTAACCTGGATCAGATTCGAAACTTACCTCGCCCAACTGTTATTCCAGATACTGGTTTACTATGTGATTTACTTTGGTCTGATCCCAGTAGAGAAGTCAAGGGATGGGGAATGAACGATAGAGGTGTTTCATTCACGTTTGGCCCCGATAAAGTGTCTGAATTCTTGGCAAAGCATGATTTAGACCTTGTTTGTCGTGCTCATCAGGTCTCACTCGTGTGGTCATTTTTcgtcttcttttcttttatgtttGCTCATATGGTTTTAATTTTCTTCTAAATTAGGTGGTTGAGGATGGCTATGAATTTTTTGCGGATAGGCAGCTTGTAACGATATTTTCAGCTCCCAATTATTGTGGTGAATTTGACAATGCTGGCGCTTTGATGAGTGTAGATGAAAACTTGATGTGTTCATTCCAAATCCTTAAACCGGCTGAGAGAAAAGCTAAATTCATCATGCCCACCAAAATATGATTGAAGTAACTTTAACTTCCTATCCAGGTTAGTTCAATTCCTTTATCGCTGAGTTATGAGCTCAGGTCCTTGTTTATATCATAAAAATTATGGTAAAACTTGGACAATATGAAGTTATATAATACAAATGAGAAATGCTGATTGGGTTCTGAGGAGGATTTGATATCCAAAGATTCCTGGATTCTGaggccttgtttgattgatctggggttattttcaaataacaccATTTGATGCAAGTTTTATAATCCCAAAtaatccacatcaaacaagctctaatacATAAACTCCTAATTTTCTGTTATTTGTTTTGTTCGCACTGCAGGAGGACAGGCAGATAACCATGAATGGAATTTGCTGTTCTAACAGTTATACTCGCAAGAGACGAGTATATTGCTGGAAAAGGAGTATAACTATATTTTAGGCATCTCTTCCATTATTCTACACCCTAGTTTCCTTGTTTAGTtcccttctttttttttctttcctttttttgttTCCTTCGGTTTGTTTGGTGTCAAAATCAGACATTTGTATATATATGGTTAGTAAGAAAATGTGTCCTGAATTCTGAATAATTGGATCATTCTTACTTATTTTTACCTTCCTAGTTTTTGTTTCCATGGGTTGGTCATGCTTTGACTACTAAACTTACTAAAGCTTTCTGCCaaaattttacataaatctTTCTGTAAGTGACTTCTATATGGTGGGTGTTTAGGGGCTTTCATTACTcctttaaattaaagttaatgaAAATTGAGCTTAAAATCTGATAGGTTGGgtacataaatttgaaacattaATGTGCAATGTTATTCACGGAGTagaaacagttttttttttctaaagaaaAATTGAGTCATTTTTCACTCATTATATATTGTCCTTTCACTTAGGTTTAGAAACAAATTTATCACttgaatttggtttatttaaagaCTATAAATGTCATCTTTAAAAAAgcatcaaataaaaaaacatccTTGAAAGGTTCCCTAAACTTGAGGATCAACCAAGTGGTTTCATTCtttccataaaaaaataaattcccTAAATTTGCTTGCTTTGTCCAATCCTTAGTAGTTATCGAAGAGATTGTCTGAACAACACTTGTCTTGTCAGAAGCAATATCACCATGGGAGAAACTCCCTGGCATTTTGAAAAGCATCTTTCTTTTTATCACAAACATCAACAACTATATAATGCGATGTTCAAGAGTGTGACATCTGGTATTGGATCACTAACTCCAGTTATCTTTTGCTGGAGCAGAACAACATAGTTTTTGAGGGGAAAACACACCCCTCTACGATGCTTGCCGGTAACATCCTCGTGACCTTTGCAGAAGTTCAGATGGGAACCCCAATGAATTCATCTGGTGATATCATGGACTTGTTGAAAAATCTGaagaaaaataatgtaatttcCCTTGTTGGGGTTCCTTTTGTATTTAGTTTTTGAGTAATGATTGTTTTTTCTATATTCCCTTGTAAAGAATGAGTGATTTGCTTGTACAGATCAACCAAAACtgtgattttgaaaagaaaagttAAAAGTTTAAAACTAACAAAAATACCCAGAAAGTGAGAGGATAGAGGTAGCCAGCAGCAGCCTCTAAggtaacaataaataatatgagaaaGTAATTGGTATTTACTTGCAATGAATTGGCAGTTACTACTGCTAGTTGCAAGACCAAATTGGAGCAAATTCATTTCTTGATCAATCTCAGTACATCACCCACAAGATGTAAAGATCCAGTCACAAGCACCTACACAACACACAAtgaaaaaagaagacaaaaataaacattattcaATCAAGGtaacaaaaaaagaaagaagagaaacaAACATAAATAGAATACCTGCAAGCGAGTAGATTCATTTTGGCGAACCTTTTCTCTCAACCATTTCATAGCTATGGGAAGGGAAGGTAAAACTGTACTGCTTTTATAACAACATGCTTCTCCATTATCTTTGGCTTTCAGGATGTCTGCTTTTATGGAATCCCTTCCTATTTCATGAATAGAAGATCATACACAACTCTAACTGGAGATGCAACCGTATACTGTCAAAAAccaatatttattaatcaaatacagGTACCTCTTTCGCCATGACGAAGGTTCTCCCAGGTTCTTTGGAGATTCAACTGCCATGACAGGTCGACCTGATGAGCATTTGAGGGAAGGACACTATTCCCAACCTTGTTATACAATGATGTATTTGGAACGAACAGAGCTTTCTCAAAATGGACACctgaaaataaacaaacatattataacAAAAGCTTAAGGTAGTAGAATTGTTTTCACAAGCATATAATACAATCTTGTATCATTTTCCAGACAGTTTCATAAGCCCGACAACTTGATGATCTTTTATCTTCGAGAGAACTTCTTGTCCAAAATTGTCCACTTATTTTTTCACAAAAGGTATTACTGATAGAGGAAGGTTCCATCTGACTTAGATAATTACCGTGCCCCACACAAGTTTTCATCAAGGGTGGAAGGAGCAAAACAGGATCCCTCACCGACATACAATTGAACAACAAGATCTGCATTTTcacaagaaaaaa is drawn from Impatiens glandulifera chromosome 3, dImpGla2.1, whole genome shotgun sequence and contains these coding sequences:
- the LOC124929054 gene encoding serine/threonine-protein phosphatase PP1 isozyme 4-like, which translates into the protein MDLAVIDKIIERLIEVRSAKPGKLVQVTESEIKQLCLASKEIFTSQPNLLELEAPIKICGDIHGQYSDLLRLFEYGGFPPQANYLFLGDYVDRGKQSLETICLLLAFKIKYPENFFLLRGNHECASINRIYGFFDECKRRFNVKIWKSFTECFNYLPVAALIDDRILCMHGGLSPDLTNLDQIRNLPRPTVIPDTGLLCDLLWSDPSREVKGWGMNDRGVSFTFGPDKVSEFLAKHDLDLVCRAHQVVEDGYEFFADRQLVTIFSAPNYCGEFDNAGALMSVDENLMCSFQILKPAERKAKFIMPTKI
- the LOC124929055 gene encoding ras-related protein RABA2b-like isoform X1; its protein translation is MAYNKVDHHEYDYLFKIVVIGDSGVGKSNILSRFTRNEFFLESKSTIGVEFATRTLEVEGKTVKAQIWDTAGQERYRAITSAYYRGAVGALLVYDITKRQTFENVERWLRELRDHSDSNIVIMMVGNKADLNHLRSVSDQEGQSLAEKQELSFMETSALEGINVDKAFQTIMLHIYQIITKKALAAQEAIHGLPGQGTSINVGDYSTTNVKKTTCCSN
- the LOC124929055 gene encoding ras-related protein RABA2b-like isoform X2, which translates into the protein MTHIYSLYHHEYDYLFKIVVIGDSGVGKSNILSRFTRNEFFLESKSTIGVEFATRTLEVEGKTVKAQIWDTAGQERYRAITSAYYRGAVGALLVYDITKRQTFENVERWLRELRDHSDSNIVIMMVGNKADLNHLRSVSDQEGQSLAEKQELSFMETSALEGINVDKAFQTIMLHIYQIITKKALAAQEAIHGLPGQGTSINVGDYSTTNVKKTTCCSN